From one Leifsonia soli genomic stretch:
- a CDS encoding formylglycine-generating enzyme family protein: protein MDDMVALPGGRFRMGSAEFFPDEQPVHERTVAAFRIDRFEVTNADFAAFVADTGHVTVAERPLDPAEFPELPDDDLLPGALVFTATDGPVDLTDWRQWWRWQPGADWRHPEGPASDIDARMDRPVVQVAYADATAYAEWAGKRLPTEAEHEYAARGGVDGARFAWGDEAYPGGEPQANSWIGPFPYENRGRFGATPAPVGSYPANGYGLYDLIGNVWEWTSDYYAPRHIVPGQRAPEVGGRVNLLGASSAEPGSDIPRRVLKGGSYLCSPEYCLRFRPAARSPQAEDSATTHIGFRCAADA from the coding sequence GGTGGCCCTTCCGGGCGGACGGTTCCGGATGGGCTCCGCCGAGTTCTTCCCGGACGAGCAGCCCGTGCACGAACGCACGGTGGCCGCCTTCCGCATCGACCGGTTCGAGGTGACGAACGCCGACTTCGCGGCGTTCGTGGCGGACACCGGCCACGTGACCGTCGCCGAGCGTCCGCTCGACCCGGCCGAGTTCCCGGAACTGCCCGACGACGACCTCCTTCCCGGAGCCCTCGTGTTCACGGCCACGGACGGTCCGGTCGACCTCACCGACTGGCGGCAGTGGTGGCGGTGGCAGCCGGGGGCCGACTGGCGGCATCCCGAGGGCCCCGCATCGGACATCGACGCCCGGATGGACCGGCCCGTCGTCCAGGTCGCGTACGCGGACGCCACGGCGTATGCGGAATGGGCGGGGAAGCGCCTCCCGACCGAAGCCGAGCACGAGTACGCGGCACGCGGCGGAGTCGACGGTGCGCGTTTCGCCTGGGGCGACGAGGCCTATCCCGGCGGAGAGCCGCAGGCGAACTCGTGGATCGGGCCCTTCCCGTACGAGAACCGGGGTCGCTTCGGCGCGACGCCCGCGCCCGTCGGTTCGTACCCGGCGAACGGGTACGGACTGTACGACCTGATCGGAAATGTCTGGGAGTGGACGAGCGACTACTACGCACCGCGCCACATCGTGCCGGGCCAGCGGGCGCCGGAGGTCGGCGGGCGGGTGAACCTGCTGGGTGCGAGCAGCGCGGAACCCGGCTCGGACATCCCGCGCCGGGTCTTGAAGGGCGGCTCGTACCTGTGCAGCCCCGAGTACTGCCTGCGCTTCCGTCCAGCGGCGCGCTCACCGCAGGCGGAGGACAGCGCGACGACGCACATCGGTTTCCGCTGCGCCGCCGACGCCTGA